A genome region from Macaca nemestrina isolate mMacNem1 chromosome 20, mMacNem.hap1, whole genome shotgun sequence includes the following:
- the LOC105478653 gene encoding galactoside alpha-(1,2)-fucosyltransferase 2, with the protein MLVTQMPFSFSMAHFILFVFTVSTIFHIQQRLAKFQAMWELPVQIPGLASTTKALQPSQLRGIWTINAIGRLGNQMGEYATLYALAKMNGRPAFIPAQMHSTLAPIFKITLPVLHSTTASRIPWQNYHLNDWMEEKYRHIPGEYVRLTGYPCSWTFYHHLRHEILQEFTLHDHVREEAQKFLRGLQVNGSRPGTFVGVHVRRGDYVYVMPRVWKGVVADRRYLQQALDMFRARYSSPIFVVTSNGMAWCRENIDTSHGDVVFAGDGIEGSPAKDFALLTQCNHTIMTIGTFGIWAAYLAGGDTIYLANYTLPNSPFLKIFKPEAAFLPEWTGIAADLSPLLKH; encoded by the coding sequence ATGCTGGTCACTCAGATGCCTTTCTCCTTTTCCATGGCCCACTTCATCCTCTTTGTCTTTACGGTTTCCACTATATTTCACATTCAGCAGCGGCTAGCGAAGTTTCAAGCCATGTGGGAGTTACCGGTGCAGATACCAGGGCTGGCCTCAACAACAAAGGCACTGCAACCCAGCCAGCTCAGGGGGATATGGACGATCAATGCTATAGGCCGCCTGGGGAACCAGATGGGTGAGTACGCCACGCTGTACGCCCTGGCCAAGATGAACGGGCGGCCAGCCTTCATCCCCGCCCAGATGCACAGCACCCTGGCCCCCATCTTCAAAATCACCCTGCCGGTGTTGCACAGCACCACGGCCAGCAGGATCCCCTGGCAGAACTACCACCTGAACGACTGGATGGAGGAGAAGTATCGCCACATCCCAGGGGAGTATGTCCGCCTCACGGGCTACCCCTGCTCCTGGACCTTCTACCACCACCTCCGCCACGAGATCCTCCAGGAGTTCACCCTGCACGACCACGTGCGTGAGGAGGCCCAGAAGTTCCTGCGGGGCCTGCAGGTGAACGGGAGCCGGCCGGGCACCTTTGTAGGGGTCCATGTTCGCCGAGGGGACTATGTCTATGTCATGCCAAGAGTGTGGAAGGGGGTGGTAGCCGACCGGCGATACCTACAGCAGGCCCTGGACATGTTCCGAGCTCGCTACAGCTCCCCGATCTTTGTGGTCACCAGTAATGGCATGGCCTGGTGTCGGGAGAACATTGACACCTCCCACGGTGATGTGGTGTTTGCTGGCGATGGCATTGAGGGCTCACCTGCCAAAGACTTTGCACTGCTCACACAGTGTAACCACACCATCATGACCATCGGGACGTTCGGGATCTGGGCCGCCTACCTCGCGGGCGGAGATACCATCTACCTGGCCAATTACACCCTCCCCAACTCCCCTTTCCTCAAAATCTTTAAACCAGAGGCAGCCTTCCTGCCAGAGTGGACGGGGATTGCCGCAGACCTGTCCCCCTTACTCAAGCACTAA